One genomic segment of Helianthus annuus cultivar XRQ/B chromosome 14, HanXRQr2.0-SUNRISE, whole genome shotgun sequence includes these proteins:
- the LOC110877554 gene encoding patatin-like protein 3, translating into MATLSMIDSNSHMDKLTSEIFSILENKFLFGYDNNNNNNNVTSPTKDQVSVPIDEMKFHKHVSGKVRVLSIDGGGATDGVLAAMSIVHLESSLRRSSGIPDARISDFFDVVTGSGIGGVLAALLFTKGKDGEPLFTADDALRFVVENGCKMSRFCKPGVFRRILGNPPKSGKVFSKTFGDLSLKDTVKAVLIPCYDLTTGAPFVFSRADAVEMEGCDFKMSDVCAATTAVNGPVETVSVDRRTKISAVTGELAMNNPTAMAITHILNNKQEFPFCNTVDDLLVVSLGNGEPSCGVAGNQTPSRAALLKIVGETVSDTVDQAISMAFGQSRASNYGRIQGNKGFVDSGNLNKGKETNMLKLAEQMLRQKNVESVLFQGKKCNKTNLDKLEFFATEIVKETERRKLNILPTVVLRQTTTSSSPRTSSATTLSITSSN; encoded by the exons ATGGCAACACTTTCAATGATTGATTCCAACTCCCACATGGATAAACTCACCTCTGAAATCTTCTCCATTCTTGAAAACAAGTTTTTGTTTGGGTacgataataataataacaataataatgttACTTCCCCTACAAAAGACCAGGTTTCTGTCCCTATTGATGAAATGAAGTTCCACAAACATGTGTCCGGAAAAGTTAGGGTGCTTTCAATTGATGGTGGCGGCGCGACTGATGGAGTTCTCGCTGCCATGTCAATTGTGCACCTGGAGTCGTCGCTCCGTCGGAGTTCCGGAATCCCAGATGCCCGCATTTCGGATTTTTTCGATGTGGTCACCGGGTCGGGTATAGGGGGTGTGTTGGCGGCTTTGTTGTTTACCAAAGGGAAAGATGGCGAGCCGTTGTTTACTGCGGATGACGCGCTTCGGTTTGTGGTGGAAAACGGGTGCAAAATGTCGCGGTTTTGTAAACCAGGGGTTTTTCGGCGGATTCTTGGGAATCCGCCGAAAAGTGGGAAGGTGTTTAGTAAGACTTTTGGGGATTTGTCCTTGAAAGATACTGTAAAAGCGGTTCTGATACCATGTTATGATTTGACCACTGGGGCGCCTTTTGTTTTTTCTCGTGCTGATGCTGTGGAAATGGAAGGATGTGATTTTAAAATGAGTGATGTGTGCGCTGCCACCACCGCGGTTAATGGGCCCGTTGAGACGGTGTCGGTGGACCGCAGAACGAAGATATCCGCGGTTACCGGTGAGCTAGCGATGAATAACCCGACCGCTATGGCGATCACGCACATCCTCAACAATAAACAAGAGTTCCCGTTTTGTAACACCGTCGACGACTTGCTTGTCGTGTCTCTAGGCAACGGCGAACCATCGTGTGGCGTTGCTGGGAATCAGACGCCATCGCGGGCGGCCTTGCTTAAGATCGTTGGAGAAACAGTTTCGGATACG GTTGATCAAGCGATATCAATGGCGTTTGGACAATCACGAGCTAGTAACTATGGTCGTATACAAGGTAACAAAGGTTTTGTAGACTCGGGGAATCTTAACAAGGGAAAAGAAACGAATATGCTTAAATTGGCCGAACAAATGTTGAGACAAAAGAACGTTGAATCTGTGTTGTTTCAAGGGAAGAAGTGTAACAAAACTAATCTGGATAAGTTGGAGTTTTTCGCTACAGAAATCGTTAAGGAAACCGAAAGGCGGAAGTTGAATATATTACCTACCGTTGTGTTAAGGCAAACAACTACATCGTCGTCGCCTAGAACATCCTCTGCCACGACCTTATCTATCACGTCTTCAAATTAG